The following proteins are encoded in a genomic region of Neomicrococcus aestuarii:
- a CDS encoding SDR family oxidoreductase, which produces MSQDQYTFQNPVTRYPVISPPPQDQPEPGLDRDLKPTTDRGEESYRGLGRLTGRKALITGGDSGIGAAVAIAFAREGADVALNYLPSEEPDAQEIAKVITETGQRVVVLPGDISDSHVAKKLVTDAAEALGGLDILVNNAGKQISVERLEDLTDEQWEETFRVNVSAMFWITKAALPLLPAGSSIINTTSVQAYSPSPNLIDYASTKAAINNFTKGLAQQLAPRGIRVNAVAPGPFWTPLQVSDGQPKDKLPTFGQDTPLGRAGQPTELAPAYVYLASAESSYTTGATININGGRPTP; this is translated from the coding sequence ATGTCACAGGATCAATACACGTTCCAAAACCCGGTCACCCGTTACCCCGTCATTTCACCGCCCCCGCAGGACCAGCCAGAACCTGGACTTGATCGAGACCTCAAGCCCACCACGGATCGCGGCGAAGAATCCTACCGCGGACTGGGCCGCCTCACCGGCCGCAAAGCCCTCATCACGGGAGGCGACTCAGGAATCGGAGCCGCCGTCGCCATCGCCTTTGCTCGCGAAGGCGCGGATGTGGCCCTGAACTATCTCCCGAGCGAAGAACCGGACGCCCAAGAAATCGCCAAGGTCATCACCGAAACCGGGCAACGCGTCGTCGTACTTCCTGGAGATATTTCCGATTCTCACGTCGCCAAGAAGCTTGTGACGGACGCGGCTGAGGCGCTCGGAGGCCTCGACATCCTCGTCAACAACGCCGGAAAGCAAATTTCCGTGGAGCGCTTGGAGGACCTCACGGATGAACAGTGGGAAGAGACCTTCAGAGTGAACGTCTCCGCCATGTTTTGGATTACTAAGGCCGCGCTCCCGCTTCTTCCGGCGGGCTCCAGCATCATCAACACCACGTCGGTGCAGGCCTACAGCCCTTCGCCGAACCTGATTGATTACGCCAGCACCAAGGCCGCCATCAACAATTTCACCAAGGGCCTCGCGCAACAGTTGGCGCCGCGCGGCATCCGCGTGAACGCCGTAGCGCCCGGACCTTTTTGGACTCCGCTCCAAGTCAGCGACGGTCAGCCGAAGGACAAGCTGCCGACGTTCGGCCAAGACACCCCGCTTGGCAGAGCGGGTCAGCCCACCGAGCTGGCGCCTGCCTACGTGTACTTGGCCTCGGCCGAATCGAGTTACACCACTGGCGCCACCATCAACATCAACGGTGGAAGGCCCACCCCGTAA
- a CDS encoding 2,3-butanediol dehydrogenase has translation MRAARYYDQKDIRIEDIPEMELLPGTVEIEVAWCGICGTDLHEYLEGPIFVPPAGHPHPISGESAPVTLGHEFSGTVTALGEGVTDLKVGENVVVEPYIINDDVDTSKGQSYHLSKDMNFIGLGGRGGGLSEKIVVKRRWVHPIGDIPLDQAALIEPLSVGHHAFVRSEAKAGQVAIVGGAGPIGLLTAAVLKAEGLTVYISELSEARKAKARETGVADDVFDPREVNVAEKVRELTGGKGADVGFECSSVPVVLDMLLDAVKPGGVVVNVSIWGHKPAVDMPKIVLKEIDLRGTIGYAGDHPDTIALVQSGKLDLAPFITGRIGLDELVSGGFEQLINNNEHHVKIIVNPKA, from the coding sequence ATGAGGGCAGCACGTTATTACGATCAGAAAGACATCCGCATCGAGGACATTCCAGAAATGGAATTGTTGCCGGGAACGGTTGAAATCGAAGTTGCTTGGTGCGGCATTTGCGGCACTGACTTGCACGAATACCTTGAAGGACCAATCTTCGTTCCGCCAGCAGGACATCCGCATCCTATTTCCGGCGAATCCGCTCCCGTGACGTTGGGGCACGAATTCTCCGGCACGGTGACCGCTCTGGGTGAAGGCGTCACGGACCTGAAGGTCGGCGAGAACGTTGTGGTGGAGCCCTACATCATTAACGACGACGTAGACACTTCCAAGGGACAGTCGTACCACTTGTCCAAGGACATGAACTTTATTGGCCTTGGCGGCCGTGGTGGCGGACTCTCCGAGAAGATTGTGGTGAAGCGCCGCTGGGTCCACCCTATTGGCGACATCCCACTTGATCAGGCGGCTCTGATTGAGCCGTTGTCCGTGGGCCACCACGCCTTCGTTCGTTCCGAGGCTAAAGCTGGACAGGTCGCCATTGTGGGCGGTGCCGGCCCCATCGGCTTGCTCACGGCTGCTGTGCTCAAGGCCGAGGGACTCACGGTGTACATCTCCGAATTGTCTGAGGCACGAAAGGCCAAGGCCCGTGAAACCGGCGTCGCGGACGACGTCTTCGATCCACGCGAAGTCAACGTGGCGGAAAAGGTTCGCGAACTCACCGGCGGCAAGGGCGCTGATGTGGGCTTCGAATGCTCATCCGTTCCCGTTGTCTTGGATATGTTGCTGGACGCTGTGAAGCCGGGCGGTGTGGTGGTCAACGTGTCTATCTGGGGTCACAAGCCAGCCGTTGACATGCCGAAGATTGTCCTGAAGGAAATCGACCTTCGCGGCACTATTGGTTATGCAGGGGATCATCCAGACACCATTGCCCTGGTTCAGAGCGGAAAGCTTGACCTTGCTCCGTTCATCACGGGCCGCATCGGTTTGGACGAACTCGTTTCCGGTGGCTTCGAGCAGCTCATTAACAACAACGAGCATCACGTGAAGATCATCGTGAACCCAAAGGCATAA
- the glgX gene encoding glycogen debranching protein GlgX has translation MIRFRQEAALSIAEAQGQYSRPYPLGISPVNPSRGVVQKFHDHGVMDAVNVSVFAPGLQALDIVYTDPAGQWRRFPLLENTDGVFHGIVPELRFGARYAFWEGGAELPSSGQLLLDPYGRAIVRVESLDEDYDDAAYVNEYVSTDFDWSGDIAPRVPWRTTVIYEAHVKGMTQLHPDVPEHLRGTYAGLASDAMISHLKSLGVTTVQLLPIHFHTDEQHLQELGLPNYWGYNTLGFFAPHTEYASASAQAAGQHAVQAELKGMIKLLHAAGIEVVMDVVFNHTAEGGKDQPPLCWRGLGDSHYYRHDHDGRYLDTTGCGNTLNFADPAVIRMALDSLRYWVEEYHVDGFRFDLAVSLARDENHHFSPRHPFLVAALADSVLANTKLIAEPWDVSMGGWQTGHFPRGFADWNDRYRDTVRDFWVADRGHLNAGGHGESVARLAGCLAGSRDLFAGSGRGTLASINFVTAHDGFTLRDLVSFDRKHNEANGEQNRDGHNHNRSYNHGVEGHTGDTVIRAERLKTQSNVMATLLMSLGVPMITAGDEMGKTQFGNNNAYCQDNELNWLDWSWDDDQQAMFDVTRRMIRLRNDFLGNQPYNYPTQEEQSYLLWFNERGEPMPEHEWSDNQTRVVQLLMGSTDGKLDGLVIMNGRLDATTVTLPRLEEFADFRPSRREITTYELRFATSKINYPEDPDGVHGSRMHREVEREILRATQGDDAVFVPRKGEKYMTGDKIRVEGNSILIFRG, from the coding sequence ATGATCAGGTTTCGTCAGGAAGCGGCGCTCAGTATTGCGGAGGCGCAGGGGCAGTACTCACGCCCCTACCCACTGGGGATTAGCCCCGTTAACCCGAGCCGCGGCGTCGTACAAAAATTCCATGATCACGGCGTGATGGACGCCGTGAATGTCAGCGTGTTCGCGCCCGGCTTGCAGGCTCTGGACATTGTGTACACGGATCCGGCGGGCCAGTGGCGTCGCTTCCCGCTGCTGGAAAACACGGATGGTGTGTTCCACGGAATCGTTCCTGAACTGCGCTTTGGCGCCCGTTACGCCTTCTGGGAGGGTGGCGCGGAGCTTCCGTCGAGCGGCCAGCTCCTGTTGGATCCTTACGGCCGCGCCATTGTGCGTGTTGAATCCTTGGATGAGGATTACGACGACGCAGCTTACGTCAACGAGTACGTTTCTACCGATTTTGATTGGTCTGGGGACATCGCACCTCGCGTGCCGTGGCGTACAACCGTCATTTACGAGGCTCACGTCAAGGGCATGACACAGTTGCACCCTGACGTGCCCGAACACTTGCGCGGCACCTACGCCGGGCTCGCGTCCGATGCCATGATTTCGCACTTGAAGTCCTTGGGCGTCACCACAGTGCAGCTGCTGCCGATCCACTTCCACACGGATGAGCAGCACCTCCAGGAGCTGGGCCTGCCCAACTATTGGGGCTACAACACTCTGGGCTTCTTCGCGCCGCACACCGAGTACGCCTCCGCCAGCGCGCAAGCTGCGGGACAGCACGCGGTGCAGGCCGAGCTCAAGGGCATGATCAAGCTCCTTCACGCGGCCGGTATTGAAGTAGTCATGGACGTTGTGTTCAACCACACCGCCGAGGGTGGCAAGGACCAGCCGCCACTGTGCTGGCGTGGGCTGGGCGATTCGCACTACTACCGTCACGATCACGACGGCCGCTATCTAGACACCACCGGCTGCGGTAACACCTTGAACTTCGCCGATCCTGCTGTGATTCGCATGGCGCTGGACTCGCTGCGGTACTGGGTGGAGGAATACCACGTCGATGGTTTCCGCTTTGACCTGGCCGTGTCCTTGGCTCGCGATGAGAACCACCACTTCTCGCCGCGACACCCATTCTTGGTGGCCGCGCTTGCGGACAGCGTGCTCGCAAACACCAAACTTATTGCCGAACCGTGGGACGTCTCCATGGGCGGATGGCAGACCGGTCACTTCCCACGCGGATTCGCGGACTGGAATGACCGCTACCGGGACACCGTGCGTGACTTCTGGGTGGCTGACCGTGGACATCTGAACGCTGGTGGACACGGTGAATCCGTGGCTCGCTTGGCTGGATGCTTGGCTGGCTCACGTGACTTGTTTGCAGGCTCCGGGCGCGGAACGCTCGCGAGCATCAACTTTGTCACGGCACACGACGGCTTCACGCTGCGCGACTTGGTCTCCTTTGACCGCAAGCACAATGAAGCCAACGGCGAGCAGAACCGCGACGGTCACAACCACAACCGCAGCTACAACCACGGAGTGGAAGGCCATACCGGCGACACCGTGATCCGTGCGGAGCGCTTGAAGACGCAGTCCAACGTCATGGCCACGCTCTTGATGAGCCTCGGCGTCCCGATGATCACCGCGGGTGACGAAATGGGCAAGACGCAGTTCGGCAACAACAACGCTTACTGTCAGGACAACGAGCTGAACTGGCTGGACTGGTCCTGGGATGATGACCAGCAGGCGATGTTCGATGTCACGCGACGCATGATTCGGCTGCGCAACGACTTCCTTGGCAACCAGCCGTACAACTACCCCACTCAAGAAGAACAGAGCTACTTGCTCTGGTTCAACGAGCGCGGCGAGCCGATGCCGGAACACGAGTGGTCTGATAACCAAACTCGTGTGGTGCAGTTGCTCATGGGTTCCACCGACGGCAAACTCGACGGCCTGGTCATCATGAATGGCCGCTTGGATGCCACCACGGTTACGTTGCCGCGATTGGAAGAGTTTGCTGACTTCCGTCCTTCGCGCCGCGAAATCACCACGTATGAGTTGCGCTTTGCCACGTCCAAGATCAACTATCCCGAAGATCCAGACGGCGTTCACGGTTCGCGCATGCACCGCGAAGTGGAACGCGAGATACTGCGTGCGACGCAGGGCGACGACGCGGTGTTTGTGCCTCGCAAGGGCGAGAAGTACATGACGGGCGACAAGATTCGTGTTGAAGGAAATAGCATCCTGATCTTCCGAGGATAG
- the glgP gene encoding alpha-glucan family phosphorylase codes for MKAIRRFTVRTVLPAAISGLGHLASNLRWSWHEPTAQLFHDLDPDAYQAVGGDPVALLGQFDRAKLDALAADASIVERVTQLTADLDRYLTEPRWCQSLGDTAPKSIAYFSPEYGITAALPQYSGGLGILAGDHLKSASDLGVPIVAVGLLYQAGYFKQALSRDAWQQESYPVLDPDGLPLSLLREADGSPSVVSLPLPDGRHLNAYIWRADVGRVPLLLLDSNIPNNDDAARQITDRLYGGGGDHRLQQELLLGMGGVKALRTFSRLTGAPAPEVFHTNEGHAGFLGIERIRELMDYGLSWGEALTAVRASTVFTTHTPVPAGIDRFQALQVGHFFRAGLAPNVPLESILALGAENYEGGDPATFNMAVMGLRLGQRANGVAKLHGKVSRSMFSGLWSGFDVDEVPIASVTNGVHVPTWVDPKIAEFAATHFGRSAVSDGDWSRAADVDDAELWGLRRELRVQLIEDVRARLRASWIKRGASDAELEWTKNVFDPDVLTIGFARRVPTYKRLTLMLRDPDRLKRILLHPEHPVQIVVAGKSHPADEAGKKMIQDLVRFTDDPEVRHRIVFLPNYDMKMARTLFPGCDVWLNNPLRPLEACGTSGMKAAINGALNLSVLDGWWDEMYDGENGWAIPTAPNGTSSEARDDFEASALYTLIENTVAPRFYGTETTENAGAAGPSEHGTAGTELPHTWIHMIKHTLSDLGPKVSATRMVQDYVNQLYIPATEAGRKASADEFAAARELSHYIDRVRGSFRNVHVEHVESVGIDEEPSLGDTFRINAYVRLADLAPEEVEVQVLSGTVSVNDDLEDTTTHTLELSQPLGEGRFLYSMDMTLNHSGSFGYGVRIVPAHRLLASSAELGLVENAR; via the coding sequence GTGAAGGCTATTCGACGTTTTACCGTACGCACCGTCCTCCCGGCAGCGATCAGTGGCCTTGGCCATCTGGCCTCGAACTTGCGCTGGTCCTGGCATGAGCCAACCGCGCAGTTGTTCCACGATCTAGACCCGGACGCCTACCAGGCCGTCGGTGGAGATCCCGTGGCACTGCTGGGCCAGTTCGACCGCGCGAAGCTTGACGCGCTCGCCGCTGATGCATCCATCGTGGAGCGCGTCACGCAGCTAACCGCCGATCTGGACCGCTACCTGACCGAGCCCCGCTGGTGCCAGTCCTTGGGCGACACCGCCCCGAAGTCCATCGCTTATTTCTCCCCTGAGTACGGCATTACCGCGGCGCTCCCCCAGTACTCCGGCGGCCTCGGCATCCTTGCCGGTGACCACCTGAAGTCCGCGAGCGACCTTGGCGTCCCGATTGTGGCCGTCGGCTTGCTGTACCAGGCTGGATACTTCAAGCAGGCACTGTCTCGCGATGCTTGGCAGCAAGAGTCCTACCCCGTGCTGGATCCGGACGGCTTGCCGCTTTCTCTTTTGCGCGAAGCTGATGGCTCGCCTTCTGTAGTTTCCTTGCCGTTGCCAGACGGGCGTCACTTGAACGCTTACATTTGGCGCGCCGACGTGGGCCGTGTGCCGTTGTTGCTGTTGGATTCGAATATCCCGAATAACGACGACGCAGCTCGCCAAATCACTGACCGCCTGTATGGCGGCGGTGGAGATCACCGTCTCCAGCAAGAATTGCTTTTGGGCATGGGCGGCGTGAAGGCACTGCGAACCTTCTCCCGTTTGACCGGTGCACCAGCACCCGAGGTCTTCCACACGAACGAGGGCCACGCTGGCTTCTTGGGCATCGAGCGCATCCGCGAGCTCATGGATTATGGACTCTCCTGGGGCGAGGCGTTGACCGCGGTTCGCGCGTCCACCGTGTTCACGACTCACACGCCAGTTCCTGCCGGTATTGACCGTTTCCAGGCGCTCCAAGTGGGTCACTTCTTCCGCGCTGGACTGGCTCCCAACGTGCCGCTGGAAAGCATCCTTGCGCTCGGCGCTGAGAACTACGAAGGCGGCGATCCCGCGACCTTCAACATGGCCGTCATGGGCTTGCGCCTTGGACAGCGTGCCAACGGTGTTGCGAAGCTGCACGGCAAGGTGTCTCGTTCTATGTTCTCCGGACTGTGGAGCGGATTCGACGTTGATGAGGTACCGATCGCTTCGGTCACCAACGGCGTTCATGTTCCTACCTGGGTAGATCCCAAGATTGCCGAATTCGCGGCAACTCACTTTGGCCGTTCAGCTGTCTCCGATGGCGACTGGTCCCGTGCTGCCGACGTGGATGACGCTGAGCTTTGGGGCTTGCGCCGTGAACTGCGCGTCCAGCTCATCGAGGATGTGCGGGCACGTTTGCGCGCATCGTGGATCAAGCGCGGCGCGTCCGACGCTGAACTCGAGTGGACCAAGAACGTCTTTGATCCGGACGTCCTGACCATCGGTTTTGCTCGTCGCGTGCCAACCTACAAGCGTTTGACGCTCATGTTGCGCGATCCTGACCGTTTGAAGCGCATCCTGCTGCACCCGGAGCACCCAGTCCAGATTGTGGTGGCTGGAAAGTCCCACCCGGCTGATGAAGCCGGAAAGAAGATGATCCAGGACCTGGTTCGCTTCACGGACGATCCCGAAGTGCGTCACCGCATTGTGTTCTTGCCGAACTATGACATGAAGATGGCGCGCACGCTCTTCCCCGGTTGCGACGTGTGGTTGAACAACCCGCTGCGTCCGTTGGAAGCCTGTGGAACGTCCGGCATGAAGGCCGCCATCAACGGCGCCCTCAACCTATCCGTCCTCGATGGCTGGTGGGATGAGATGTACGACGGCGAAAACGGCTGGGCCATCCCTACCGCACCGAACGGCACCTCCTCCGAAGCCCGCGATGACTTCGAGGCCTCCGCGCTTTACACCCTCATTGAGAACACGGTGGCGCCACGCTTCTACGGAACCGAGACCACGGAGAACGCCGGGGCAGCCGGACCGTCCGAGCACGGCACGGCTGGTACGGAGTTGCCGCACACGTGGATTCACATGATCAAGCACACGCTGAGCGATCTGGGACCAAAGGTTTCCGCAACCCGCATGGTGCAGGATTACGTGAACCAGCTCTACATTCCAGCAACTGAGGCTGGCCGCAAGGCATCTGCTGACGAATTCGCTGCCGCTCGCGAGCTCTCGCACTACATTGATCGCGTGCGCGGAAGCTTCCGCAACGTCCATGTGGAGCACGTTGAGTCCGTGGGCATCGATGAAGAACCGAGCCTGGGCGATACGTTCCGCATCAACGCGTACGTGCGCCTGGCGGACCTCGCCCCGGAAGAGGTGGAGGTTCAGGTGCTTTCCGGAACGGTCTCCGTCAACGATGACCTCGAGGACACCACCACCCACACCCTTGAGCTTTCGCAGCCGTTGGGTGAGGGACGATTCCTGTACTCGATGGACATGACGCTCAACCACTCCGGTTCCTTCGGCTACGGCGTGCGCATTGTTCCTGCACACCGACTCTTGGCCTCATCCGCCGAGCTCGGACTCGTAGAGAACGCTCGCTAA
- a CDS encoding DUF6328 family protein gives MDTSDHERSEDQGRSPLHDSSLDATSGRHETPSEKSDRQWTDILQELRVMQTGVQLIAGFLLTLPFQARFGELDPLGVNLYLGTMMLAGLTIVFMLIPVALHREFFGRHLKYQLVDSGHLILRLVLWLVGLLMASAICLVFYVVSGPQAALVIAAVTLGGLLVALLLYPWWRLKRAENSERALEDR, from the coding sequence ATGGATACTTCGGATCACGAGCGAAGCGAGGACCAAGGCCGCTCCCCATTGCATGACTCTTCGCTTGATGCCACGTCGGGTCGGCATGAGACGCCGTCGGAGAAGAGTGACCGCCAGTGGACGGATATTCTCCAAGAGCTGCGAGTCATGCAGACCGGAGTGCAACTGATCGCAGGCTTCTTGTTGACGTTGCCCTTCCAAGCCCGTTTCGGGGAGTTGGACCCACTGGGCGTGAACCTCTATTTGGGCACCATGATGCTCGCCGGGCTGACCATTGTGTTCATGTTGATTCCCGTCGCGCTGCACCGCGAGTTCTTCGGTCGGCACTTGAAGTATCAGCTGGTGGACTCCGGGCACCTCATTTTGCGCCTGGTGCTGTGGCTCGTGGGCCTGTTGATGGCCAGCGCGATTTGTTTGGTGTTCTACGTGGTGTCGGGTCCGCAGGCGGCGCTGGTCATTGCCGCGGTCACATTGGGTGGTCTTCTGGTTGCGCTGCTGTTGTACCCGTGGTGGCGCCTCAAGCGCGCGGAGAATTCCGAACGCGCGCTTGAGGATCGCTAG
- the cysS gene encoding cysteine--tRNA ligase produces the protein MTIRFYDTQTASIRDFQPLTEGEVKLYYCGATVQGMPHVGHVRSAIVFDILVRWLEYRGNKVTVVRNVTDIDDKILEKSALSFESHVEDPYLDDEEWFGLAYRFEQEFQKAYDTLGVRRPTYEPRATGHIGEMHRMIQDLIDKGHAYAATDGSSDVYFDVRSWPKYGQLTRQNIDDMQGAADADPRGKKDARDFALWKGHKDGEPLTASWESPWGRGRPGWHIECSAMATKYLGTQFDIHGGGLDLRFPHHENELAQATAAGHGFANFWLHNGMVTFEGEKMSKSIGNTISPEEMIEKSTPRVARYFLGQAQYRSMLDYRPTSLEEAAAAIERIDTFVNNALFAVHHVKPGADFDLDLHHFAVPEAFGQAMDDDLNVPQALAVLHETVRKGNSALASGDHETADIALQQTMAMTQTLGLDDAQDATAGSPEADALDKLIQVQLERRAKARESKDWARADEIRDQLAAAGIVIEDSASGARWSISG, from the coding sequence GTGACGATCAGATTCTATGACACCCAAACCGCCAGCATCCGCGACTTCCAGCCGCTCACCGAAGGTGAAGTCAAGCTGTACTACTGCGGCGCCACGGTGCAGGGCATGCCGCACGTCGGCCACGTCCGCTCCGCGATTGTCTTTGACATCCTGGTGCGCTGGCTCGAGTACCGCGGCAACAAGGTCACGGTAGTTCGCAACGTGACGGACATCGATGACAAGATCCTCGAGAAGTCCGCGCTGAGCTTCGAAAGCCACGTGGAGGACCCGTACCTGGATGACGAAGAATGGTTCGGCCTCGCGTACCGCTTCGAGCAAGAATTCCAGAAGGCGTATGACACCTTGGGTGTCCGCCGCCCCACGTACGAGCCGCGCGCTACCGGCCACATCGGCGAAATGCACCGAATGATCCAAGACCTCATCGACAAGGGTCATGCCTACGCCGCCACCGATGGCAGCAGCGACGTCTACTTCGACGTACGTAGCTGGCCCAAGTATGGGCAGCTGACCCGCCAAAACATCGACGACATGCAGGGCGCCGCGGATGCAGACCCTCGCGGCAAAAAGGACGCCCGCGACTTCGCGCTCTGGAAGGGCCACAAGGACGGCGAACCACTCACGGCAAGCTGGGAGTCCCCATGGGGCCGCGGTCGCCCGGGCTGGCACATCGAATGCTCCGCAATGGCTACCAAGTACCTCGGCACCCAGTTCGATATTCACGGCGGCGGCCTCGACCTGCGCTTCCCACACCATGAGAACGAACTTGCTCAAGCCACCGCGGCCGGTCACGGTTTCGCGAACTTCTGGCTGCACAACGGCATGGTCACCTTCGAGGGCGAGAAGATGTCCAAGTCCATCGGCAACACCATCTCCCCAGAAGAGATGATCGAGAAGTCCACGCCTCGAGTGGCCCGCTACTTCTTGGGCCAAGCGCAGTACCGCTCCATGCTGGATTACCGCCCCACCTCACTCGAAGAAGCGGCCGCCGCCATTGAGCGCATCGACACCTTCGTCAACAACGCGCTTTTCGCGGTGCACCACGTCAAGCCAGGCGCAGATTTTGATCTGGACCTGCACCACTTTGCGGTTCCCGAAGCGTTCGGTCAGGCCATGGACGATGACCTGAACGTGCCGCAAGCGCTCGCAGTCCTTCACGAGACGGTCCGCAAGGGCAACTCGGCGCTGGCCAGCGGAGATCACGAAACCGCAGACATCGCCCTTCAGCAGACCATGGCGATGACCCAGACCCTCGGCCTGGATGACGCTCAGGACGCAACGGCCGGTAGCCCCGAAGCGGACGCGCTGGACAAGCTCATCCAAGTGCAGCTGGAACGGCGCGCGAAGGCTCGCGAATCCAAGGATTGGGCCCGCGCGGATGAGATTCGTGACCAGCTTGCTGCGGCCGGAATCGTCATAGAGGATTCCGCCAGTGGCGCGCGCTGGAGTATCAGCGGTTAG
- the rlmB gene encoding 23S rRNA (guanosine(2251)-2'-O)-methyltransferase RlmB, whose product MSATRRPGAVRKNKKGPTIGTGGHGRKALEGKGPTPKAEDREYHKAHREKMLRDRAAQKHTTNRSSRLRSSEELVTGRNSVVEALRADIPAKALYMATRVQMDDRVREALKIAAERGIPVLETGKPELDRMTDDAVHQGLALQVPPYNYPDAHDLVAETMVKWQKGYMRKAPLFVALDGITDPRNLGAIIRSVAAFGGTAVLTPERRSAGMTASAWKTAAGAAARVPVARATNLNNLLKDAKEEGIFVIGLDGGGSVSLPDLTLANEPLCVVVGAEGKGLSRLVAENCDQIVSIPIHASTESLNASMAVGISLYEVARKRGFQG is encoded by the coding sequence ATGTCCGCAACCCGGCGTCCCGGAGCCGTTCGCAAGAACAAAAAGGGCCCAACCATCGGTACGGGTGGGCACGGTCGTAAGGCTCTCGAAGGTAAAGGTCCCACGCCTAAGGCAGAAGACCGCGAGTATCACAAGGCTCACCGCGAGAAGATGTTGCGTGACCGCGCCGCTCAGAAGCACACCACCAACCGTTCTAGCCGCCTGCGCAGCTCTGAAGAGCTCGTCACCGGCCGCAACTCGGTAGTTGAAGCACTTCGCGCGGACATCCCCGCGAAGGCTCTTTACATGGCCACGCGCGTCCAGATGGATGATCGCGTGCGCGAAGCGCTGAAGATCGCCGCAGAACGCGGTATCCCCGTGCTGGAGACCGGCAAGCCAGAGCTTGATCGCATGACGGATGACGCCGTGCACCAGGGCCTCGCGCTTCAGGTCCCGCCCTACAACTACCCTGACGCACACGATCTCGTGGCAGAGACCATGGTCAAGTGGCAGAAGGGCTACATGCGCAAGGCACCGCTGTTTGTGGCGCTGGACGGCATCACCGATCCACGTAACTTGGGTGCCATCATTCGTTCGGTTGCCGCTTTCGGTGGCACCGCAGTGTTGACCCCAGAGCGTCGATCCGCTGGCATGACCGCGTCGGCGTGGAAGACCGCGGCCGGTGCTGCAGCCCGAGTTCCTGTGGCTCGCGCAACAAACTTGAACAACCTGCTCAAGGACGCCAAAGAAGAGGGCATCTTCGTGATTGGCCTCGATGGTGGCGGTTCCGTTTCCCTTCCGGACCTCACGCTCGCCAACGAACCGTTGTGCGTCGTGGTGGGTGCAGAAGGCAAGGGCTTGTCCCGACTTGTCGCCGAGAACTGCGATCAGATTGTCTCCATCCCTATTCACGCCTCCACGGAATCGCTCAACGCGTCGATGGCCGTGGGCATCTCACTGTATGAGGTCGCGCGGAAGCGTGGCTTCCAGGGCTAA
- the ispF gene encoding 2-C-methyl-D-erythritol 2,4-cyclodiphosphate synthase, with translation MIIPLVGIGVDVHAFEDALELPEGQGTPRNLWLAGLEWPGERALSGHSDGDAVAHAACDALFSAAGVGDLGTHFGTSRPEFKGASGVRLLQEAARIVRDAGFEIGNVAVQFVGNRPKFGPRREEANRALSDAAGATVTVTATTSDGLGYEGNAQGITAYATALVYRTPAS, from the coding sequence GTGATTATTCCGTTGGTAGGAATCGGTGTGGACGTGCATGCCTTCGAGGACGCGCTGGAGCTCCCCGAAGGGCAAGGAACGCCACGGAACTTGTGGCTTGCCGGACTGGAGTGGCCGGGCGAGCGCGCCTTGAGTGGGCACTCGGATGGAGACGCCGTAGCGCACGCAGCGTGTGACGCACTGTTTTCAGCCGCAGGCGTGGGGGATTTGGGGACTCACTTCGGGACCTCGCGCCCGGAATTCAAGGGTGCCTCCGGCGTTCGGCTACTGCAGGAAGCTGCGCGCATTGTGCGGGACGCCGGATTCGAGATCGGCAATGTTGCCGTCCAATTCGTGGGAAACCGGCCCAAGTTTGGACCCCGCCGCGAAGAAGCAAACCGCGCACTCAGCGATGCGGCCGGCGCCACCGTCACGGTCACAGCCACAACATCGGACGGACTGGGCTATGAGGGAAACGCTCAAGGAATCACCGCGTACGCTACGGCGCTGGTCTACCGAACACCCGCAAGCTGA